One Prochlorococcus marinus XMU1411 genomic window carries:
- the queG gene encoding tRNA epoxyqueuosine(34) reductase QueG translates to MINTLEDKKEISKKLKARAIIEGFTVCGIASIPGSSRLKLRTNALDRWLSNNHHAEMKWMEAERRKDVGLLLEGAKSVLSVGFNYISSLNNNKEKVFKIGKFSQGEDYHKVISKKLKNIGKWINLEIPDCKWKICVDTSPLLEKAWAEESGLGWIGKNSNLINKKHGSWLTLGFIILTKDLVPDKPHESLCGKCDKCIEHCPTKAIIEPFVIQSDLCIAYHTIESKEKTIPKKIVKNLNGWVAGCDICQDVCPWNESVPLNNILENTPKEWIKNLNNESLKWSDKTWQDNLKGTTLKRIKPWMWRRNIKANMSNK, encoded by the coding sequence ATGATTAATACACTTGAAGACAAAAAAGAAATAAGCAAAAAGTTAAAAGCAAGAGCAATTATTGAAGGTTTTACAGTATGTGGAATTGCTTCAATTCCAGGCAGCTCGCGATTAAAATTGAGAACCAATGCATTAGACAGATGGTTATCAAACAACCACCATGCTGAAATGAAATGGATGGAAGCAGAGAGAAGAAAAGATGTAGGCTTGCTTCTTGAAGGAGCAAAAAGTGTCTTAAGCGTTGGATTTAATTACATTAGTTCACTAAACAACAACAAAGAAAAAGTCTTCAAGATTGGGAAATTTAGTCAAGGAGAAGACTACCATAAGGTGATTTCAAAAAAATTAAAGAATATTGGTAAATGGATTAACCTAGAAATTCCAGATTGCAAATGGAAAATATGTGTTGATACCTCGCCTCTTCTTGAAAAAGCATGGGCTGAAGAATCTGGCCTAGGATGGATTGGTAAAAATAGCAATTTAATAAACAAAAAACATGGTTCTTGGTTGACTTTGGGTTTTATTATCCTTACAAAAGATCTAGTGCCGGATAAACCACATGAATCACTATGCGGAAAATGTGACAAGTGTATTGAACATTGTCCCACAAAAGCAATAATAGAACCTTTTGTAATACAGTCAGATTTGTGTATTGCCTATCACACTATAGAAAGCAAAGAAAAAACTATTCCCAAAAAAATAGTAAAAAATTTAAATGGATGGGTTGCAGGTTGTGACATTTGCCAAGATGTATGCCCCTGGAATGAATCAGTGCCTCTTAATAATATTCTTGAAAATACTCCAAAAGAATGGATTAAAAATCTAAATAATGAATCGTTAAAATGGAGTGATAAAACTTGGCAAGATAATCTTAAAGGTACGACATTAAAAAGAATTAAACCATGGATGTGGAGAAGAAACATAAAAGCAAATATGAGTAATAAATAA
- a CDS encoding tetratricopeptide repeat protein — protein sequence MKNFIKKIICLSLISFYFFKVEQVKSLVPYYYFPTIKNLDKESLSIGRNAYQLLYFGQYEQSLNLAKLAVKINKKNEKLWLILSEAQVANKLYKEALYSLENAEKINSNLSEIYFAKSNIYFKISKLQSAKTALETGLSIAPNSYKAIFQLGNIFLMKKNYSEAIKLFDKSLKIKPDFWQAINNQGLAYFEKNNINLSIKLFEKAISIEENAEPLLGLASCLRMKDITLALELAKKALIKDPNYVNYNYRQEQLWGEKLQKSTEILLQNEKLQTDVILAKSKIN from the coding sequence ATGAAAAATTTTATAAAAAAAATAATATGTTTATCTTTAATTAGCTTTTACTTTTTTAAAGTAGAACAAGTTAAATCATTAGTTCCATATTATTATTTCCCAACGATTAAAAACTTAGATAAAGAAAGTTTATCTATAGGGAGAAATGCATATCAACTTTTATATTTTGGTCAATATGAACAAAGCCTTAACTTAGCGAAATTAGCTGTAAAAATAAATAAAAAAAATGAAAAACTATGGTTAATTTTGTCTGAAGCGCAAGTAGCTAATAAACTTTACAAAGAAGCATTATATTCTCTAGAAAATGCAGAAAAAATTAATTCTAATTTAAGTGAAATTTATTTTGCTAAAAGTAATATTTATTTTAAAATTTCAAAACTACAAAGCGCAAAAACTGCTTTAGAAACAGGATTAAGTATTGCACCAAATAGCTATAAAGCTATTTTTCAGCTTGGAAATATTTTTTTAATGAAAAAAAATTACTCGGAAGCTATCAAATTATTTGATAAGTCTCTAAAAATTAAACCTGATTTCTGGCAAGCAATAAATAATCAAGGTTTAGCTTATTTCGAAAAAAACAACATCAATCTATCAATAAAACTTTTTGAAAAAGCGATCTCAATTGAGGAGAATGCAGAACCTTTACTAGGACTTGCTTCGTGTTTAAGAATGAAAGATATTACATTAGCTCTTGAACTTGCAAAAAAAGCTTTAATTAAAGATCCAAATTATGTTAATTACAATTATAGGCAAGAACAGTTATGGGGTGAAAAATTACAAAAATCAACAGAAATCCTCTTACAAAATGAAAAACTACAAACGGATGTAATATTGGCAAAATCCAAAATAAATTAA
- a CDS encoding sulfurtransferase TusA family protein: protein MTSLKHLDLKCVPCPLNVVKIKLALEKLSKNEQLIVELDKGEPEEMVLNNLKEMGYLFIQIKENEKFIKIKILNEN, encoded by the coding sequence ATGACTTCTTTAAAGCATTTGGATCTTAAATGTGTTCCATGTCCTTTAAATGTCGTCAAAATTAAATTGGCTTTAGAGAAATTATCCAAAAATGAACAACTTATAGTTGAACTGGATAAAGGAGAACCAGAAGAAATGGTATTAAATAATTTAAAAGAAATGGGATATTTGTTTATACAAATCAAAGAAAATGAAAAATTTATAAAAATAAAAATATTAAATGAAAACTAA
- the nusB gene encoding transcription antitermination factor NusB has translation MHNNKSLSRELSLISLGLIKDKGDFKLEKFQIEEIFESALDSLINHFRDELDNCESDLENASQKILESELHEGRDSSFAKVRDELKNSLKKIENVMNALSVTIDFPKLIVSSGQIDIREDVNQRISKIINNLTTIDSHIDQVMDGWRLKRLPRIDRDILRLAYVDINFLDTPVAVACDEAVHLANKYSDMQGRKFINGVLRRLQTVKSQ, from the coding sequence ATGCATAATAATAAATCTCTTTCTAGAGAATTATCTTTAATTTCTCTTGGCTTAATCAAAGATAAAGGTGATTTCAAATTAGAAAAATTTCAGATAGAAGAGATTTTTGAATCTGCTTTAGATTCTTTAATAAATCACTTCAGAGATGAATTAGATAATTGTGAATCAGACTTAGAAAATGCATCACAAAAAATATTAGAAAGTGAATTGCATGAAGGACGTGATTCCTCTTTTGCAAAAGTTAGAGATGAGTTAAAAAATTCTTTAAAAAAGATCGAAAATGTAATGAATGCTCTCTCAGTAACTATAGACTTTCCAAAATTAATAGTTTCCAGTGGACAAATTGATATTAGAGAAGACGTCAATCAAAGGATTAGTAAAATAATTAATAACCTAACAACCATTGATTCTCATATTGACCAAGTAATGGATGGATGGAGATTAAAAAGATTACCAAGGATTGACCGAGATATTTTGCGTTTAGCATACGTGGATATCAATTTTTTGGACACACCTGTTGCTGTTGCTTGTGATGAGGCAGTACATTTAGCTAATAAATATAGTGATATGCAAGGAAGAAAATTTATCAATGGAGTTTTAAGGAGATTACAAACAGTAAAATCTCAATGA
- a CDS encoding RNA recognition motif domain-containing protein: MSIFVGNLPFRAEREDVVQLFAPFGEVLNCSLPLERDTGRKRGFAFIEMADESIESTAIDGLQGTELMGRPLRINKAEPRGSGGSRRGGRGGNNGGYGGGGYGGGNNGGYGGGNNSGYGGGNNGGYGGGGYGGGNNSGYGGGNNGGYGGGGYGGGNNETNTSYTNKPSGAEGWEDRSYGSSSENSEYESGRIRRKRGISNEGNVSNEES; encoded by the coding sequence GTGAGTATTTTTGTTGGCAATTTGCCTTTCCGCGCAGAGCGTGAAGATGTTGTACAGTTGTTTGCACCTTTTGGTGAAGTTTTAAATTGTTCTCTTCCTCTAGAGAGAGATACTGGCAGAAAAAGAGGATTTGCATTCATTGAGATGGCAGACGAATCAATTGAGTCAACAGCTATTGATGGTTTGCAAGGTACAGAGCTTATGGGTAGGCCCTTAAGAATTAATAAGGCAGAGCCAAGAGGATCTGGAGGGTCTCGCAGAGGTGGTAGAGGCGGAAATAACGGCGGCTATGGTGGTGGTGGCTATGGTGGCGGAAATAACGGCGGCTATGGTGGTGGAAATAACAGCGGCTATGGTGGCGGAAATAACGGCGGCTATGGTGGTGGTGGCTATGGTGGTGGAAATAACAGCGGCTATGGTGGCGGAAATAACGGCGGCTATGGTGGTGGTGGCTATGGTGGTGGAAATAACGAAACTAATACGTCTTATACGAATAAACCCTCCGGAGCAGAAGGTTGGGAAGATAGAAGTTATGGCAGCTCTTCTGAAAACTCTGAATATGAAAGTGGGAGAATCAGAAGAAAAAGAGGAATTTCAAATGAGGGTAATGTATCAAATGAAGAGAGTTAA
- a CDS encoding DUF502 domain-containing protein, with product MLVDSNQDSNLGSRLQQDLKNDLIAGLLVVIPLATTIWLSSLVSKFVLTLVTSVPKQLNPFINLNPLLQDLINLTLGLTVPLLAILLIGLMARNFVGRWLLEFGEGTLSKIPVAGAVYKTLKQLLETFLSNKSNRFRRVVLVEYPREGLYSVGFVTGDVGPSLQQELEEKLLSVFIPTAPNPTTGWYTLVPETSVKDLDISVEDAFRTIISAGIVNPDEKNNITNPTFSKLFSQLRASTNTSS from the coding sequence ATTTTGGTTGATTCTAATCAAGATTCGAACCTAGGATCTAGGCTTCAACAGGATCTAAAAAATGATTTAATAGCAGGATTGTTGGTTGTAATACCTTTAGCAACCACTATTTGGCTTTCATCATTAGTTAGTAAATTTGTTTTAACATTAGTTACTTCTGTTCCTAAGCAACTAAATCCTTTTATTAATTTAAATCCTTTATTACAGGATTTGATTAATCTTACTTTGGGTTTAACAGTACCCTTATTAGCTATTTTGCTAATAGGCTTAATGGCGAGAAATTTTGTTGGAAGATGGTTATTAGAATTTGGAGAAGGTACTTTATCAAAAATACCTGTAGCAGGTGCAGTTTATAAAACTTTAAAACAATTGCTCGAAACTTTCTTAAGTAATAAATCTAATCGATTTAGAAGAGTTGTTTTAGTTGAATATCCACGAGAAGGCCTTTATAGTGTAGGGTTTGTAACTGGTGATGTTGGTCCCTCTCTGCAGCAAGAATTAGAAGAAAAGTTGCTAAGTGTCTTTATACCTACAGCACCAAATCCTACTACTGGTTGGTATACATTGGTTCCTGAGACATCTGTTAAGGATTTGGATATATCTGTTGAAGATGCTTTTAGAACAATAATTTCCGCTGGGATAGTAAATCCAGACGAGAAAAATAACATTACAAATCCAACATTTTCAAAATTATTTTCACAATTACGCGCTTCCACTAATACTTCTTCTTAA
- the dnaJ gene encoding molecular chaperone DnaJ: protein MADFYQILGVSRDADADTLKRAYRKLARQYHPDINKEPGAEDKFKEIGKAYEALSDPDTRARYDQFGEAGLGGAAGMPDMGDMGGFADLFETFFNGFGGQNPQGGRTQRRGPQQGDDLRYDLSVDFKDAIFGQQREIKIPHLEKCEVCRGTGAKPGTGPKTCSTCGGSGQVRRATRTPFGNFTQVAECPSCNGAGQIIADPCVSCGGNGVKQVRKKLRINIPAGVDTGTKLRVSGEGNVGLKGGPPGDLYVFIKVKTDSKLKREGVTIYSEIAVSYLQAILGDTVQITTVDGNVNLKIPSGTQPDTTLSLENKGVPRLGNPVARGNHEVLVKVKLPTRITDEERKLLEGLASQYSDKNINSSSGLFSKLFGQES, encoded by the coding sequence ATGGCTGATTTTTACCAAATACTTGGAGTTTCAAGGGATGCTGATGCTGATACCTTAAAAAGGGCTTATAGAAAATTAGCAAGGCAATATCATCCTGATATTAATAAAGAACCTGGTGCTGAAGATAAATTTAAAGAAATTGGCAAGGCCTACGAAGCATTATCCGATCCTGATACAAGAGCCAGATATGATCAGTTTGGAGAGGCTGGCCTTGGAGGTGCCGCTGGAATGCCTGATATGGGAGATATGGGTGGCTTTGCAGATTTATTTGAAACTTTTTTTAATGGCTTTGGTGGACAAAATCCACAGGGAGGGAGAACTCAAAGAAGAGGCCCTCAACAAGGAGATGATTTAAGGTATGACCTTAGTGTTGACTTTAAAGATGCAATATTTGGCCAACAAAGAGAAATTAAAATTCCTCACCTTGAGAAATGTGAAGTCTGCAGGGGAACAGGTGCCAAACCAGGAACCGGTCCAAAAACTTGCTCTACATGTGGAGGAAGTGGACAAGTTAGAAGAGCTACGAGGACACCTTTTGGTAATTTCACACAAGTGGCTGAATGTCCTTCATGTAATGGAGCTGGTCAGATAATTGCAGATCCGTGTGTAAGTTGTGGCGGTAATGGTGTTAAGCAAGTTAGAAAAAAATTAAGAATTAATATTCCTGCAGGGGTTGATACGGGGACTAAATTAAGAGTTTCCGGAGAGGGAAATGTTGGGTTGAAAGGGGGTCCGCCCGGAGATCTTTATGTTTTTATTAAGGTTAAGACTGATTCAAAACTTAAAAGAGAAGGTGTGACTATTTATTCAGAAATAGCTGTCAGTTATTTACAAGCTATTTTGGGAGATACTGTTCAAATTACCACAGTTGATGGAAATGTTAATTTAAAAATTCCAAGCGGTACTCAACCAGATACAACTCTTTCTCTTGAGAATAAAGGGGTACCTAGACTAGGTAATCCAGTTGCTAGAGGAAATCATGAAGTTCTTGTAAAGGTTAAATTGCCAACTCGTATAACTGATGAAGAACGTAAGCTTTTAGAGGGTTTAGCTTCTCAATATTCAGATAAAAACATCAATTCCAGTAGTGGACTATTTAGTAAATTGTTTGGTCAAGAATCCTAA
- the grpE gene encoding nucleotide exchange factor GrpE, with product MIESQSDNIDNKESDISDQSNCPENVQSPVDSIIENDESSSQKTEEINTEELKNTISNNDARLEQLEKEHETLKNQYVRISADFDNFRKRQSRDQDDLKIQLVSKTLTAILPIVDNFERARQQLKPESEEAQALHRSYQGLYKQLVEVLKQQGVAPMRVVGQQFDPNLHEAVLREPSEEFNEDFIVEELQRGYHLEGKVLRHALVKVSMGPGKQNSREEVEKDKVEGDINSEENTSEDV from the coding sequence ATGATTGAAAGTCAATCAGACAATATTGATAATAAAGAAAGTGATATTTCTGATCAGAGTAATTGTCCTGAAAATGTCCAATCTCCAGTAGATTCAATAATTGAAAATGATGAATCATCATCCCAAAAAACAGAAGAAATAAATACTGAAGAATTAAAAAATACTATATCCAATAATGATGCAAGATTAGAACAGTTAGAAAAAGAGCATGAAACTTTAAAAAATCAATACGTAAGAATTTCAGCAGATTTTGATAATTTTAGAAAAAGGCAGTCTAGAGATCAGGACGATTTAAAAATCCAACTTGTTTCTAAGACTTTAACTGCAATACTTCCTATTGTTGATAATTTTGAAAGAGCAAGACAACAACTTAAACCAGAAAGTGAAGAAGCTCAGGCTCTTCACAGAAGTTATCAAGGATTATATAAACAATTAGTAGAGGTTTTGAAACAACAAGGTGTGGCGCCGATGAGAGTTGTTGGTCAGCAATTTGATCCTAATTTACATGAAGCTGTATTAAGAGAGCCTAGTGAAGAATTTAATGAAGATTTTATTGTAGAAGAATTGCAGCGAGGATATCACCTAGAAGGTAAGGTCTTGAGACATGCTTTGGTTAAAGTTTCTATGGGACCTGGTAAACAAAATTCACGAGAGGAAGTAGAAAAGGATAAAGTTGAAGGGGATATTAATTCAGAGGAAAATACTTCTGAAGATGTATAA
- the argH gene encoding argininosuccinate lyase, giving the protein MAKVWSKRFDNTLNPFIEKFNASIGFDRKLILEDLACSIAHAKMLGKTEVLSSSETLQIINGLEKIKVEYLEGKFFPSSPSEDIHYCIEEKLISLIGETGKKLHTGRSRNDQVGTDIRLWLRKEIDNLEILIIDLQKSFLNLAKSNIYTLIPGYTHMQRAQPLSLAHHLLAYLEMFQRDRERFKEVRLRVNTLPLGAAALAGTKIKIDRNFTAAELGFQKIYKNSIDAVSDRDFCIEFVSASALAMSHLSKISEEIILWVTDEFSFAKLTDKCATGSSLMPQKKNPDVPELIRGKTGRVYGHLQALLTMVKGVPLAYNKDFQEDKEPIFDTAETISSCIKAMTILINEGIEFNIKNLSDSVENDFSNATDLADYLVCKQVPFRTAYQVVGEIVKYCLEKKMLFKDLKIDELKEFHPKFDEDVFVDLEPFNVVKSRTSEGGTGFSQVEKEVIHWEKKLLL; this is encoded by the coding sequence ATGGCAAAAGTTTGGAGTAAAAGATTTGATAATACACTTAATCCTTTTATTGAAAAGTTTAATGCATCTATAGGTTTTGATAGAAAGCTTATTTTAGAAGATTTGGCTTGTTCTATTGCTCACGCCAAAATGCTTGGTAAAACAGAAGTTTTATCCTCTTCCGAAACTTTGCAGATTATTAATGGTTTAGAGAAAATAAAAGTTGAGTATTTGGAAGGTAAATTTTTTCCTAGTTCTCCTTCTGAAGATATTCACTACTGTATTGAAGAAAAACTTATTAGTCTAATTGGTGAAACTGGAAAAAAATTACATACTGGTAGAAGTAGAAATGATCAAGTTGGCACAGACATAAGATTATGGCTAAGAAAAGAGATTGACAATCTTGAAATTTTAATAATTGACTTACAAAAATCTTTTTTAAATCTTGCGAAATCTAATATTTATACCTTAATTCCTGGATATACACATATGCAAAGAGCACAACCATTGTCTTTGGCTCATCATTTATTGGCTTATTTAGAAATGTTCCAAAGAGACCGTGAAAGGTTTAAAGAAGTGAGGTTAAGAGTAAATACTTTACCATTAGGCGCTGCAGCATTAGCAGGTACAAAAATAAAAATAGATAGGAACTTTACAGCTGCAGAATTGGGTTTTCAAAAAATTTATAAAAATAGTATTGATGCAGTGAGTGATAGAGATTTTTGTATAGAATTTGTTTCTGCATCTGCGTTGGCAATGTCTCATTTAAGTAAAATTTCCGAGGAAATAATTTTATGGGTAACTGATGAATTTTCTTTCGCTAAATTAACAGACAAATGTGCTACCGGTAGTAGCTTAATGCCTCAGAAAAAAAATCCAGATGTTCCAGAATTGATCAGAGGTAAAACGGGAAGAGTTTATGGACATCTTCAAGCGCTGTTAACTATGGTTAAAGGGGTACCACTTGCATATAATAAGGATTTTCAAGAGGATAAAGAGCCAATATTTGATACTGCAGAGACTATATCTTCTTGCATTAAAGCAATGACTATTTTAATAAATGAGGGCATTGAATTTAACATTAAAAATTTATCTGATTCCGTAGAAAATGATTTTTCTAATGCTACTGATTTGGCAGATTATTTAGTTTGTAAACAGGTACCTTTTAGAACTGCTTATCAAGTTGTCGGTGAAATTGTTAAATATTGCTTAGAGAAAAAAATGTTGTTTAAAGATCTTAAAATTGATGAACTTAAAGAATTTCATCCCAAATTTGATGAAGATGTTTTTGTGGATCTTGAACCCTTTAATGTTGTTAAATCAAGAACTAGTGAAGGTGGCACTGGTTTTAGCCAAGTAGAAAAGGAGGTAATTCACTGGGAGAAAAAATTATTACTTTAA
- the msrB gene encoding peptide-methionine (R)-S-oxide reductase MsrB translates to MNQFLTRRSFILIPIMSILKIIFKPMKVLASSVNSKEEWNLSKEEWKSRLSSESYYILREEGTERAFSSQLNNEKRKGVFHCAGCDLPLFLSDKKYDSGTGWPSFWESIQGSVETKVDFKLIVPRTEYHCSRCGGHQGHVFNDGPAPTGKRYCNNGLALRFVPD, encoded by the coding sequence ATGAATCAATTTCTAACTAGAAGATCTTTTATTCTAATTCCTATTATGTCAATTTTAAAAATAATCTTTAAGCCAATGAAAGTTTTAGCTTCTTCAGTTAATTCCAAAGAAGAGTGGAACTTATCAAAAGAAGAATGGAAATCCAGGCTTAGTTCAGAATCCTATTATATTTTAAGGGAGGAAGGAACTGAAAGAGCTTTCAGCAGTCAACTAAATAATGAAAAAAGGAAAGGAGTTTTTCATTGCGCAGGATGTGATTTGCCGCTTTTTCTTTCAGATAAAAAGTATGATAGCGGTACAGGATGGCCAAGCTTTTGGGAGTCAATTCAAGGGTCAGTTGAAACAAAGGTTGATTTTAAGTTAATTGTCCCACGGACCGAATATCATTGTTCTAGATGCGGTGGTCATCAAGGCCATGTCTTTAATGATGGTCCGGCTCCTACAGGAAAAAGATACTGTAATAATGGCCTAGCATTAAGATTTGTTCCTGATTAA
- the dusA gene encoding tRNA dihydrouridine(20/20a) synthase DusA, which yields MSFNQSNSMKNIHKLSIAPMMDCTDKHFRMIMRKISSKALLYTEMIVAQSLVYTNKKENFLNFNREEHPISIQLGGDNPVILKEAARMAEDWGYDEINFNVGCPSPRVCSGNFGASLMKDPEKVAICIESLKNSCSLPVTIKHRIGVDDYDSFINLNNFVRDVANAGADRFTVHARKAILKGLNPKQNRNIPPLKYDVVKKLKKLNPDLLIEINGGFTNIDQSLEALKEFDGVMIGRSVYKHPLRWSAIDQKVYGINSNSKSASDIIFSLIPYIEKHLANGGKSWDICKHLINLVEGIPKAKIWRNQISTKSIKKELDIDCLLNLTSKLKEIGY from the coding sequence ATGAGTTTTAATCAATCTAATTCTATGAAAAATATTCATAAATTAAGTATTGCTCCAATGATGGATTGTACTGATAAACATTTCAGAATGATAATGAGAAAAATAAGTTCTAAAGCTCTCTTGTATACGGAAATGATTGTAGCCCAAAGCTTAGTTTATACAAATAAAAAAGAAAATTTTCTAAATTTTAATCGTGAAGAACACCCAATATCGATTCAACTTGGTGGAGACAATCCTGTCATTCTGAAAGAAGCTGCTCGAATGGCAGAAGATTGGGGTTATGACGAAATAAACTTTAATGTTGGTTGTCCAAGCCCAAGAGTCTGCTCAGGAAACTTTGGCGCTTCATTAATGAAAGATCCTGAAAAAGTTGCAATATGCATAGAATCCTTAAAAAATAGCTGCAGTTTACCAGTCACTATCAAACACAGAATAGGTGTAGATGACTATGACAGTTTTATAAATTTGAATAATTTTGTAAGGGATGTAGCAAATGCTGGTGCAGATAGATTTACAGTTCATGCGAGAAAAGCAATTTTAAAAGGACTCAATCCAAAACAAAATAGAAATATACCTCCATTAAAGTACGATGTAGTAAAAAAATTAAAGAAATTAAATCCAGATTTATTAATAGAAATTAATGGGGGTTTCACAAATATCGATCAATCATTAGAGGCCCTTAAAGAATTTGATGGTGTAATGATTGGAAGATCTGTATATAAACACCCATTAAGATGGTCTGCAATTGATCAAAAAGTTTATGGAATAAATTCAAATTCCAAATCTGCTTCAGATATCATTTTTTCTTTAATTCCATACATAGAAAAACATCTTGCAAATGGAGGAAAATCTTGGGATATTTGTAAACATCTCATAAATCTAGTCGAAGGTATTCCAAAAGCAAAAATTTGGAGAAATCAAATTTCAACTAAATCTATAAAAAAGGAATTAGATATTGACTGTCTTCTTAATTTAACTTCTAAACTAAAAGAAATAGGCTATTAA
- a CDS encoding PP2C family protein-serine/threonine phosphatase, which yields MTNNQKEKLFSNKFIKKFLDDYSKVSLKNKSKFTEIALSLSYYLKSFSNINKLLDYICLIFKHIFKEKIILILPLNYEGEIWNENIKISANNEYLKIQGEINTFLNQFNFSKNFKIKEILTFENDLKNNFKEYKIEADKILSRGKCRGFVYIFSKDLSSDSITDDSNFNFIKNCLAIGLENYCLIKIKKKHENVDREISTGAEIQSQLLPDYCPIIYGVDLAAHCRPALQLGGDYYDFMCLKTNISEKRKEKARWALVIGDVMGKGIPAGLLMTMLRGMLRAEVLTGLPPDRILYDLNQLAINDLDQSHRFVTLFYSDYDPRTRKLRFANAAHNPPLLWKSSDQKIIKLDSEGFVLGLQKDAEYDCGEIKLNENDLVLYYTDGVIDTSNSAGERFDEQRLIKTLTKLCKQSYSSQEILNKIFKKLDDFTGQNRHLDDDASMVVFQLK from the coding sequence GTGACAAATAATCAAAAAGAAAAACTATTTTCAAACAAATTTATTAAAAAATTTTTAGATGATTACTCTAAAGTATCTTTAAAAAATAAGTCCAAATTTACTGAAATTGCACTGTCATTGTCATATTATTTGAAGTCTTTTTCCAATATAAATAAATTACTTGATTATATTTGCTTAATTTTTAAACATATTTTTAAAGAAAAAATAATATTAATTCTACCTTTAAATTATGAAGGAGAAATATGGAATGAAAATATTAAAATTTCTGCAAATAATGAATATTTAAAAATTCAAGGAGAAATTAATACTTTTTTGAATCAATTTAACTTCTCTAAAAATTTTAAAATAAAGGAAATTCTAACTTTCGAAAATGATTTAAAAAATAATTTCAAAGAATACAAAATTGAAGCAGACAAAATATTATCAAGAGGTAAATGCAGAGGATTTGTTTACATTTTTAGTAAAGATTTATCAAGTGACTCAATCACTGATGATTCTAATTTTAACTTTATTAAAAATTGTCTGGCTATTGGATTAGAAAATTATTGTTTGATCAAAATAAAGAAAAAGCACGAGAATGTTGATAGAGAAATTTCTACTGGTGCAGAAATACAATCTCAATTACTCCCAGATTACTGTCCAATTATCTATGGTGTAGATCTTGCTGCTCATTGTAGACCAGCTCTTCAGTTAGGAGGAGATTATTATGATTTTATGTGTTTAAAAACTAATATCTCAGAAAAAAGAAAAGAAAAAGCTAGATGGGCTTTAGTAATAGGTGATGTTATGGGTAAAGGGATTCCAGCTGGCCTTCTAATGACTATGCTAAGAGGTATGTTACGCGCGGAGGTTCTTACAGGATTACCTCCAGATAGAATTTTGTATGATTTGAATCAATTAGCAATAAATGATTTAGATCAATCTCATAGATTTGTGACATTATTTTATTCAGATTATGACCCTAGAACAAGAAAATTGAGATTTGCTAATGCAGCCCATAATCCGCCTTTACTTTGGAAAAGTTCAGATCAGAAAATCATAAAATTAGATTCAGAAGGATTTGTCCTTGGCTTACAAAAAGATGCTGAATATGATTGTGGTGAAATTAAACTCAATGAAAATGATTTAGTGCTTTATTACACTGATGGAGTAATCGATACATCTAATTCTGCAGGGGAAAGATTTGATGAGCAAAGGCTAATTAAAACCCTTACAAAATTATGTAAACAATCCTATTCATCCCAAGAAATTTTAAATAAAATTTTTAAAAAATTAGATGACTTCACTGGACAAAATAGACACCTGGACGATGACGCATCTATGGTTGTTTTTCAATTGAAATAG